A stretch of the Ensifer sp. PDNC004 genome encodes the following:
- a CDS encoding DUF2157 domain-containing protein, which translates to MYRARLERDFKHWVDKGLLQENAARAMLAEYDGRESTFRAGRVLLILAALLLSASILLLVAANWEALPRLARVAGIVALVWGFHFAAAWLIRTGRPTLAAAALVLGAAAFGGGIALIGQMYHLSGDAADAALLWFAGAVLSAVAFRSAAMAAVTGGLAWFYFATVLKDDGFSATPDWRMWSVPTLAVIVVLLVRFTAADRVRHLAYLLVLSWLAWLYLDNASLAFAGGLAACGLVAFLAATLPGSPLRALAVDAGSAPTFYSFALALLGFTALQFEAVGVTSEVATGAGTLLVALLGIALAGAQNGAVRYLGYVAFAGELLYLAFETLGSMLGTSGFFLISGLVVAGIAWLVIRIEGHLANARGTEAPQ; encoded by the coding sequence ATGTACCGCGCGCGTCTCGAACGAGACTTCAAGCATTGGGTCGACAAGGGGCTGCTGCAGGAGAATGCGGCGCGTGCCATGCTCGCCGAATATGACGGTCGCGAGTCGACGTTCCGGGCCGGGCGCGTCCTGCTCATTCTCGCCGCACTCCTGTTGTCCGCCTCAATCCTGCTGCTTGTTGCCGCCAACTGGGAGGCGCTGCCGCGTCTTGCCCGCGTGGCCGGCATCGTCGCCTTGGTCTGGGGCTTTCACTTTGCCGCCGCCTGGCTGATCCGCACCGGACGCCCAACGCTCGCCGCTGCCGCGCTCGTTCTGGGGGCGGCTGCCTTTGGCGGTGGCATCGCCCTGATCGGGCAGATGTATCATCTGTCCGGCGATGCGGCCGACGCCGCGCTGCTGTGGTTTGCTGGCGCCGTGCTCTCTGCCGTGGCATTTCGCTCCGCAGCCATGGCCGCGGTTACCGGCGGGCTCGCCTGGTTCTATTTCGCAACGGTGCTGAAAGACGATGGGTTCAGTGCGACGCCGGACTGGCGCATGTGGTCCGTTCCGACGCTTGCCGTGATCGTCGTGCTGCTGGTGCGTTTCACGGCCGCCGACAGGGTTCGTCATCTCGCCTATCTGCTCGTCCTGTCGTGGCTCGCCTGGCTTTATCTCGATAATGCATCGCTCGCCTTTGCCGGTGGCCTCGCTGCGTGCGGGCTCGTGGCCTTTCTCGCGGCGACGCTGCCCGGCTCGCCGCTTCGCGCGCTTGCGGTCGATGCCGGTTCGGCACCCACCTTCTATTCCTTCGCGCTCGCCTTGCTCGGTTTTACCGCTCTTCAATTTGAAGCCGTCGGCGTGACATCGGAGGTCGCGACCGGGGCGGGCACGCTGCTGGTGGCCCTCCTCGGGATCGCGCTTGCCGGGGCGCAGAACGGCGCCGTGCGCTATCTCGGCTACGTCGCCTTTGCCGGCGAGCTTCTCTACCTCGCCTTCGAGACCCTTGGCTCGATGCTCGGCACCTCGGGCTTCTTCCTGATTTCGGGGCTGGTGGTTGCCGGCATCGCCTGGCTCGTCATCCGCATCGAGGGGCACTTGGCAAATGCGCGCGGGACGGAGGCGCCACAATGA
- a CDS encoding Mth938-like domain-containing protein: protein MPKGIEIREAHFPGRAPIDAYGNGGFRFADMSHRGSILMLPSGVYAWDVAEGDALTVEKFYKVVDEAKDIEVLLVGTGKDIRPLPADVKAALRAANISSDPMSTGAAVRTYNVMLAESRAVAVALIAV, encoded by the coding sequence ATGCCTAAGGGAATTGAAATTCGCGAAGCCCATTTTCCGGGACGTGCGCCCATCGATGCCTACGGCAATGGTGGCTTTCGCTTCGCAGACATGTCGCATCGTGGCTCGATCCTGATGCTGCCCTCGGGCGTCTATGCATGGGACGTCGCGGAGGGCGATGCGCTGACTGTCGAGAAGTTCTACAAGGTCGTCGATGAGGCGAAGGACATTGAGGTGCTGCTGGTGGGCACCGGCAAGGACATTCGCCCGCTGCCGGCCGATGTGAAGGCGGCCTTACGCGCCGCCAACATATCGTCGGATCCCATGAGTACCGGGGCCGCTGTCCGCACCTACAATGTGATGCTGGCCGAATCGCGCGCAGTCGCCGTCGCACTGATCGCCGTCTGA
- the tig gene encoding trigger factor encodes MQVIETLAEGLKRELKVVIPAKDMEARMNERLAEVKDRVKINGFRPGKVPAAHLKKIYGKSIMADLVNEIVRDKPTEILSGRGEKSATQPEIAMTEDEAEADKILNAEADLEFTVAYEIIPAIELKDVSGIKVTREVVEIAEDEVNEQILKIAESARSYESKKGKAANGDRVTIDYLGKVDGVAFDGGKDEDAELVLGSNRFIPGFEEQLVGLKAGDEKVITVTFPAEYPAANLAGKEATFDITVKDVAGAQDIEINDELATKLGLESADKLKEIVRGQIESQYGNLTRQKVKRQILDQLDELYQFETPQRLVEAEFENIWRQINTDLQQAGKTFADEETTEEEARAEYRKLAERRVRLGLVLSEIGEKAGVQVSDDELQRSLFEQLRQFPGQEKQILDYFKNTPGAAASLRAPLFEEKVVDHLLGEISVTDKTVSKEELTADDEETEGKAAKKAPAKKKAAAKAEAAEGEEAAAPKKKAPAKKKAADDSAE; translated from the coding sequence ATGCAGGTTATCGAAACGCTCGCTGAAGGGCTGAAGCGCGAACTCAAGGTCGTTATCCCGGCCAAGGACATGGAAGCTCGTATGAACGAGCGCCTGGCCGAAGTGAAGGACCGTGTGAAGATCAACGGCTTCCGTCCGGGCAAGGTACCGGCCGCGCATCTGAAGAAGATCTACGGCAAGTCGATCATGGCTGATCTCGTCAACGAGATCGTCCGCGACAAGCCGACCGAGATCCTGTCGGGCCGTGGCGAAAAGTCGGCGACCCAGCCGGAAATCGCGATGACCGAGGACGAGGCAGAAGCCGACAAGATCCTCAACGCAGAAGCCGACCTCGAGTTCACTGTTGCCTACGAAATCATCCCGGCGATCGAGCTCAAGGACGTTAGCGGCATCAAGGTGACCCGCGAAGTCGTCGAGATCGCTGAAGACGAAGTCAACGAGCAGATCCTCAAGATCGCCGAAAGCGCCCGCAGCTACGAATCGAAGAAGGGCAAGGCCGCCAACGGCGACCGCGTCACCATCGATTACCTCGGCAAGGTCGACGGCGTCGCTTTCGACGGCGGCAAGGACGAAGACGCTGAGCTGGTTCTCGGTTCCAACCGTTTCATCCCGGGCTTCGAAGAGCAGCTCGTTGGCCTGAAGGCTGGCGACGAGAAGGTCATCACCGTGACTTTCCCGGCTGAATACCCGGCTGCAAACCTTGCTGGCAAGGAAGCCACCTTCGACATCACCGTCAAGGACGTGGCTGGCGCCCAGGACATCGAAATCAACGACGAACTGGCCACCAAGCTCGGCCTCGAATCGGCTGACAAGCTGAAGGAAATCGTCCGCGGCCAGATCGAAAGCCAGTACGGCAACCTGACCCGTCAGAAGGTCAAGCGTCAGATCCTCGACCAGCTCGACGAACTCTACCAGTTCGAAACGCCGCAGCGTCTCGTCGAAGCCGAATTCGAAAACATCTGGCGCCAGATCAACACCGACCTCCAGCAGGCCGGCAAGACCTTCGCTGACGAAGAAACCACCGAAGAAGAAGCCCGCGCTGAATACCGCAAGCTCGCTGAGCGTCGTGTTCGCCTCGGCCTCGTTCTCTCGGAAATCGGCGAAAAGGCCGGCGTTCAGGTCAGCGACGACGAACTGCAGCGTTCGCTGTTCGAACAGCTGCGCCAGTTCCCGGGCCAGGAAAAGCAGATCCTCGACTACTTCAAGAACACCCCGGGCGCCGCTGCTTCGCTGCGCGCTCCGCTGTTCGAAGAAAAGGTCGTCGACCACCTGCTCGGCGAAATCTCGGTAACCGACAAGACGGTTTCCAAGGAAGAGCTGACGGCTGACGACGAAGAGACCGAAGGCAAGGCTGCCAAGAAGGCTCCGGCCAAGAAGAAGGCCGCCGCCAAGGCTGAAGCCGCCGAAGGCGAAGAAGCTGCCGCTCCGAAGAAGAAGGCTCCGGCCAAGAAGAAGGCCGCTGACGACAGCGCCGAGTAA
- a CDS encoding GDYXXLXY domain-containing protein: protein MTAAKTRWLNPLLAALLVAGVQTAALGYMIESRASILRSGRDVLLKTVPVDPRDLLRGDYVILSYDISRLQPELFKGDTPKQSEEAQIYVRLEKQLDGFWAATEASFQPLGLAGDSVVLRSLPFIYYPSSALSSVSVEYGIERFYVPEGEGRTLEEARNAEALSVNIRVDAKGKAQIREIAVNGSPVYEEPLY, encoded by the coding sequence ATGACCGCTGCAAAGACCCGTTGGCTGAACCCATTGCTGGCGGCCCTGCTGGTTGCGGGCGTACAGACGGCGGCCCTTGGCTATATGATCGAGAGCAGGGCATCGATCCTCAGAAGCGGCCGTGACGTGCTGTTGAAGACCGTGCCCGTCGATCCCCGCGATTTGCTTCGGGGTGACTACGTGATCCTGAGCTACGACATTTCCAGGCTCCAGCCGGAACTGTTCAAGGGCGATACGCCGAAGCAGTCGGAAGAGGCGCAGATCTACGTTCGGCTGGAAAAGCAACTCGACGGTTTCTGGGCGGCGACCGAAGCGTCCTTCCAGCCGCTTGGCCTCGCCGGCGACAGCGTCGTCCTTCGCTCGCTGCCCTTTATCTACTATCCTTCGTCCGCGCTCTCGTCCGTCAGTGTGGAATACGGGATCGAGCGCTTCTATGTGCCGGAAGGCGAGGGGCGGACGCTGGAGGAGGCGCGCAACGCCGAGGCGCTCTCCGTCAATATCCGCGTAGACGCCAAGGGAAAGGCCCAGATCCGCGAGATCGCAGTCAATGGCAGCCCGGTCTATGAAGAGCCTCTCTATTGA
- a CDS encoding DUF1127 domain-containing protein gives MNLARSFNNWRKYRQTCNELGRMSDRELSDLGIGRGDIPYVARQAIK, from the coding sequence ATGAACCTCGCACGCTCTTTCAACAATTGGCGCAAGTATCGTCAGACCTGCAACGAACTCGGCCGCATGAGCGACCGCGAACTGTCTGACCTCGGCATCGGCCGTGGCGACATCCCGTACGTTGCTCGCCAGGCGATCAAGTAA
- a CDS encoding endonuclease/exonuclease/phosphatase family protein, with translation MRILSLNAWGGKLHSPLMKYLVDVDADVLCLQEIARSPTTEAEWLSYRDADVELPQRANLFDEIAAVLPGHDGFFCPTARGILFAGDAPVASEFGLATFVRRGYSVIGQALGFVHGGFSPDGWGPHPRARNAHCIRLFDHDAGTPITIAQMHGLREVRGKNDSPERRAQADALVGLIHQVWPGDERLVVCGDFNVLPDSQTFQTLGQLGLVDLVVSRGHTDTRTSHYRKSGRFADYMLANGAVTVARFDVVAAPEVSDHRALLLDIA, from the coding sequence ATGCGCATCCTTTCGCTCAATGCCTGGGGCGGCAAGCTCCATTCGCCTTTGATGAAGTATCTCGTCGATGTCGACGCCGACGTCCTGTGCCTGCAGGAGATCGCGCGATCACCGACGACAGAGGCCGAATGGCTGAGCTATCGCGATGCGGACGTAGAACTGCCGCAACGCGCCAACCTCTTCGACGAGATCGCCGCCGTGCTTCCAGGACATGACGGATTCTTCTGCCCGACGGCGCGTGGGATTCTCTTTGCCGGTGACGCGCCCGTGGCATCGGAATTCGGCCTGGCGACCTTCGTTCGGCGGGGCTATTCCGTCATTGGCCAGGCACTCGGCTTCGTGCATGGCGGCTTTTCGCCCGACGGTTGGGGGCCGCATCCGCGTGCGCGCAACGCCCATTGCATCCGACTGTTCGATCACGACGCTGGCACTCCCATCACTATCGCGCAGATGCACGGGCTACGGGAGGTTCGAGGCAAGAACGACAGTCCGGAACGCCGCGCGCAGGCCGACGCGCTGGTGGGTCTCATCCACCAGGTCTGGCCCGGCGACGAGCGGCTGGTCGTCTGCGGTGACTTCAACGTGCTCCCGGACAGCCAAACGTTTCAGACGCTCGGGCAACTGGGCCTCGTCGACCTCGTCGTTTCCCGCGGCCACACGGACACGCGCACCTCGCACTATCGAAAGAGCGGCCGCTTTGCCGACTACATGCTGGCGAATGGCGCAGTCACCGTCGCTCGCTTCGATGTCGTCGCAGCGCCCGAAGTCTCCGACCACCGCGCCCTCCTCCTCGACATCGCTTAG
- a CDS encoding DUF1127 domain-containing protein — protein MNPIRIAKSWINYRRTVSELGNLSNHALNDIGITRYDIRNIAARSFR, from the coding sequence ATGAACCCGATTCGTATCGCAAAAAGCTGGATCAACTACCGCCGCACCGTCAGCGAGCTCGGCAACCTGTCGAACCACGCTCTCAATGACATCGGCATCACCCGCTACGACATCCGCAACATTGCGGCCCGCTCCTTCCGTTAA
- the trmFO gene encoding methylenetetrahydrofolate--tRNA-(uracil(54)-C(5))-methyltransferase (FADH(2)-oxidizing) TrmFO, producing MSKDTSSHSPIHVIGGGLAGSEAAWQIAEAGVPVILHEMRGVRGTDAHKTDGLAELVCSNSFRSDDATSNAVGVLHAEMRLAGSLIMKSADANQVPAGGALAVDRDGFSDAVSAAIAAHPLITVVREEVTGLPPKDWDLTVIATGPLTAPGLAEAIRAETGADALAFFDAIAPIVYTETIDMDVCWFQSRYDKVGPGGTGKDYINCPMTEEQYNAFVDALIAGDKTGFKEWEGTPYFDGCLPIEVMAERGRETLRHGPMKPMGLTNAHNPTIKPYAVVQLRQDNALGTLYNMVGFQTKLKYGAQAEVFRMIPGLENAEFARLGGLHRNTYINSPTLLDGTLTLKSRSGLRFAGQITGCEGYVESASIGLLAGRFAAAERKGETLAPPPATTAFGALLNHITGGHIVSDDEPGKRSFQPMNVNFGLFPPLDPGAIVKPEGVKRFRGKEKAVAKKQATASRALADCAAWLGKSA from the coding sequence ATGAGCAAAGACACTTCTTCCCACTCCCCCATCCACGTCATCGGCGGCGGCCTTGCCGGATCGGAAGCCGCCTGGCAAATCGCCGAAGCCGGCGTACCGGTCATTCTGCATGAGATGCGCGGCGTGCGCGGCACTGACGCCCACAAGACCGACGGCCTTGCCGAACTTGTCTGTTCCAACTCCTTCCGTTCGGATGATGCCACCAGCAACGCGGTCGGCGTTCTGCACGCGGAAATGCGCCTTGCCGGCTCGCTGATCATGAAATCGGCCGATGCCAACCAGGTGCCGGCCGGTGGTGCGCTCGCGGTCGATCGCGACGGCTTCTCCGACGCGGTCAGCGCGGCGATCGCTGCCCATCCGCTGATCACGGTGGTGCGCGAGGAAGTCACCGGCCTGCCGCCGAAAGATTGGGATCTCACCGTCATCGCGACCGGTCCGCTGACCGCACCCGGCCTTGCCGAGGCGATCCGCGCGGAAACGGGCGCCGATGCGCTCGCCTTCTTCGACGCCATCGCACCGATCGTCTACACCGAGACCATCGACATGGACGTCTGCTGGTTTCAGTCGCGCTACGACAAGGTCGGCCCCGGCGGTACCGGCAAGGACTACATCAACTGCCCGATGACCGAGGAGCAGTACAATGCCTTCGTCGATGCGTTGATCGCCGGCGACAAGACCGGCTTCAAGGAATGGGAAGGCACGCCCTATTTCGACGGCTGCCTGCCGATCGAGGTGATGGCAGAACGCGGCCGCGAGACACTGCGCCACGGGCCGATGAAGCCGATGGGCCTCACCAATGCCCATAACCCCACGATCAAGCCCTACGCCGTCGTACAGTTGCGCCAGGACAATGCGCTCGGCACGCTCTACAACATGGTCGGCTTCCAGACGAAGCTGAAATACGGCGCACAGGCCGAAGTCTTCCGCATGATCCCGGGCCTGGAGAATGCCGAATTCGCCCGTCTCGGCGGCCTGCACCGCAACACCTACATCAACTCGCCGACACTGCTCGATGGAACGCTGACGCTGAAGTCGCGGTCGGGCCTGCGCTTTGCCGGACAGATCACCGGCTGCGAAGGCTATGTCGAAAGCGCGAGCATCGGCCTGCTCGCCGGCCGCTTCGCCGCCGCCGAGCGCAAGGGCGAGACTTTGGCCCCACCGCCGGCGACCACAGCCTTCGGCGCGCTGCTCAATCACATCACCGGTGGGCATATCGTCTCCGACGATGAACCGGGCAAGCGCTCGTTCCAGCCGATGAACGTCAACTTCGGGCTGTTCCCGCCGCTCGACCCGGGCGCGATCGTCAAGCCGGAAGGCGTCAAGCGCTTCCGCGGCAAGGAGAAGGCGGTCGCCAAGAAGCAGGCGACGGCGTCGCGCGCACTCGCCGATTGCGCCGCCTGGCTCGGCAAGTCCGCCTGA
- a CDS encoding phytoene/squalene synthase family protein, producing the protein MHDNSAQILADLRDTDRDRYLACLLAPADKQPALAALYAFNAEIARIRDLVHEPIPGEIRMQWWRDLIGNDASTGEGHPLAEALLGCIRTHRLPVSVFENMIDARIFDLYDDPMEDRSALEGYAGETASALIQLSSLVLDPDNAAKSAEVAGHGGVAQTVAGLLMLLPLHLRRGQVYLPAELLRATGLDRETLIAGEDSAAIGQAIRAFAGFGRDHLAKARAQMAAIAPSNFPAFIPLALVEPILNRAEAAGAGLLQKPVRPAQWQRQWWMWRAARRRRF; encoded by the coding sequence GTGCACGACAATTCTGCCCAGATTCTGGCTGACCTCAGGGACACCGACCGCGACCGCTATCTCGCCTGCCTGCTTGCGCCGGCCGACAAGCAGCCAGCCCTTGCCGCGCTCTATGCCTTCAACGCGGAGATTGCGCGTATCCGCGATCTCGTGCACGAGCCGATCCCGGGCGAGATCCGCATGCAATGGTGGCGAGACCTCATCGGCAACGACGCGTCGACCGGGGAAGGGCATCCGCTCGCTGAAGCGCTTCTTGGCTGCATTCGTACGCACCGACTGCCGGTCTCCGTGTTCGAGAACATGATCGATGCACGGATCTTCGATCTCTACGACGATCCGATGGAGGACCGCTCGGCGCTCGAGGGCTATGCCGGCGAGACCGCCTCGGCGCTGATCCAGCTCTCGTCCCTGGTGCTTGATCCTGACAATGCTGCGAAATCGGCCGAAGTCGCCGGGCATGGGGGTGTCGCGCAGACGGTCGCAGGCCTGCTCATGCTGCTGCCGCTGCATTTGCGCCGCGGCCAGGTCTACCTGCCGGCCGAGTTGCTGCGCGCCACCGGTCTCGATCGCGAAACGCTGATCGCCGGTGAAGACAGCGCCGCGATCGGCCAGGCGATCCGGGCTTTCGCGGGCTTTGGGCGGGATCATCTCGCTAAGGCGCGTGCGCAGATGGCAGCGATCGCGCCGTCGAATTTCCCCGCCTTCATACCGCTTGCGCTTGTCGAGCCTATCCTCAACCGCGCGGAGGCTGCGGGTGCCGGGCTTCTGCAGAAGCCCGTCCGCCCGGCCCAATGGCAGCGGCAATGGTGGATGTGGCGCGCCGCACGCCGCCGTCGCTTCTGA